A genomic stretch from Kovacikia minuta CCNUW1 includes:
- the cobN gene encoding cobaltochelatase subunit CobN, whose amino-acid sequence MHRLATIPGGWNPSTDGVIFVEQQPAPIVVLTAADTDIQTLAIAAAQLPENFPELRGVNLLQLQQQLAIDTYADTVLAAAKVIIVRLIGGQSYWSYGLEVVEQTIKQTDATLIVIPGDERPDPTLISHSTVPLSVVNQIWQYFIEAGVENYQNLLKFVAANFLDYPIAYQAPQPVPRMGRYRVGRRWQVVGGREESENEGWGLGVGGWESPEVDEFLSLESQGSVAVVFYRAHYLSGNTAAIDALCHALVERSLSPIPIFVSSLKEPDVQSELIRYCQQKVDLLLNTTSFSLASLETETPQVDLWKTLDVPVFQVILSGGTQSAWAESPQGLTPRDMAMNVVLPEVDGRIITRAVSFKAVQSQNSCLQTDVVVYEPERSRIQFVAEMAARWIRLRRTPPADRKIALILANYPNRDGRLANGVGLDTPASCLEILKALRAEGYTVGEIPETSDQLMQLLTTSVTNDPESFSLRSVYQSLSLEEYQTHFQKLPIPVQMGIQNRWGTPEETDAFPIAGIQLGHVFVGIQPARGYDRDPALNYHAPDLEPTHAYLAFYHWVNHQFGADALVHVGKHGNLEWLPGKSVALSDCCYPEAVFGATPHFYPFIVNDPGEGSQAKRRSQAVILDHLTPPMTRAELYGSLHQLEGLIDEYYEAQTLDPDRVNLVRDRLSQLMQQENLLQDLGMQPEAVQDISRLESSILNSLDGYLCELKEAQIRDGLHIFGQCPQDRQLRDLVVAIARNPNANRLGLTRAIAEDWQLEFDPLTANLAETLEAPFHPKLQTCRIIGDAVEVIETVAADLVTEMMQGHEILEVGKFTQQELIWVRDRLLPALQQTDQEITNLLRGLDGHYIPSGASGAPTRGRPEVLPTGRNFYSVDIRAIPTETAWDVGRKAAEVLVERYTQEHGEYPKTLGLSIWGTSTMRTGGDDLAEALALLGVQPVWDGVSRRVIDFEILPLSVLGRPRIDVTLRISGFFRDAFPNLIDLFDSAVNAIATLNEPADQNPLAAQVEQETRRWESQGLTQEQAQARSRYRIFGSKPSAYGAGLQGLIESHHWESEADLARAYINWSAYAYTRNAEGKSAPEAFVQRLNSLQIVLQNQDNREHDLLDSDDYYQFQGGLTAAVTAISGDRPDVYFGDNSRTAQPKVRKLSEEISRVYRSRVVNPKWIAGAMRHGYKGAFEMAATLDYLFAYDATTHCVEDFMYEGVAEAYLFDPGVQNFMQASNPWALRDMAERLLEANQRGLWQTNLEMLERLRSLVNEAEGMIESQQG is encoded by the coding sequence ATGCATCGTCTTGCTACTATACCAGGAGGCTGGAACCCGTCTACGGACGGTGTGATTTTTGTCGAGCAACAACCTGCCCCCATTGTTGTCCTGACAGCGGCAGACACCGATATTCAAACATTGGCAATCGCAGCTGCCCAGTTACCAGAGAATTTTCCTGAATTGCGCGGTGTGAATTTGCTGCAACTGCAACAGCAATTGGCGATCGATACCTATGCCGATACCGTATTAGCCGCAGCCAAGGTAATTATCGTCCGGTTAATTGGGGGGCAGTCCTACTGGAGCTATGGGCTGGAAGTGGTCGAGCAAACGATTAAGCAAACGGATGCAACGCTGATTGTCATTCCGGGGGATGAACGCCCTGATCCAACTCTGATCAGCCATTCCACCGTTCCCCTATCAGTCGTGAATCAAATCTGGCAGTATTTCATCGAGGCAGGCGTAGAAAACTACCAAAACCTGTTGAAATTTGTTGCCGCGAATTTTTTGGATTACCCGATCGCCTATCAAGCGCCGCAGCCTGTTCCACGGATGGGAAGGTATCGAGTAGGTCGTAGGTGGCAGGTGGTAGGTGGTAGGGAAGAATCAGAAAATGAGGGCTGGGGGCTGGGGGTTGGGGGTTGGGAGTCGCCGGAAGTGGATGAATTCCTTTCTTTAGAAAGCCAAGGAAGCGTTGCTGTTGTTTTTTATCGGGCGCATTATTTGTCCGGCAATACGGCGGCGATCGATGCCCTGTGTCATGCGCTTGTGGAGCGCAGTTTGTCTCCCATTCCGATCTTTGTCTCTTCCTTGAAAGAACCCGATGTGCAATCGGAATTGATCCGCTATTGTCAGCAAAAAGTGGATCTATTGCTAAATACAACGAGTTTTTCCCTGGCGAGTTTAGAAACGGAGACCCCCCAGGTTGATTTGTGGAAAACGTTGGATGTCCCGGTATTTCAAGTGATTTTGAGTGGGGGAACCCAGTCAGCCTGGGCAGAAAGCCCTCAGGGATTGACACCCCGCGATATGGCAATGAATGTGGTGTTACCGGAAGTCGATGGCAGAATCATTACCCGCGCTGTTTCGTTTAAAGCGGTTCAATCCCAAAATTCATGTTTGCAAACGGATGTAGTGGTGTATGAACCGGAGCGATCGCGGATTCAGTTTGTGGCAGAAATGGCAGCCCGCTGGATCAGGTTAAGACGAACCCCGCCAGCAGACCGAAAAATTGCCCTGATTCTTGCTAACTACCCAAATCGGGATGGACGCCTAGCCAATGGGGTAGGGTTGGATACTCCTGCCAGTTGTCTAGAAATCCTGAAAGCACTTCGGGCAGAAGGCTACACCGTTGGAGAAATTCCCGAAACCAGCGATCAATTGATGCAACTGTTGACGACAAGTGTGACCAATGATCCGGAGAGTTTTTCACTGCGATCGGTGTATCAATCTTTGTCCCTGGAAGAGTATCAAACTCATTTCCAGAAATTACCCATCCCCGTGCAAATGGGGATTCAAAACCGTTGGGGAACCCCTGAGGAAACCGATGCATTTCCAATTGCAGGAATTCAACTGGGCCATGTTTTTGTGGGAATTCAACCTGCCCGTGGCTACGATCGCGATCCAGCACTCAACTACCACGCCCCCGATTTGGAACCCACCCATGCCTACCTGGCGTTTTACCACTGGGTGAATCATCAGTTTGGAGCCGATGCCCTTGTCCATGTGGGTAAACACGGAAACCTGGAATGGTTACCCGGAAAAAGTGTCGCCCTGTCAGACTGTTGCTATCCCGAAGCGGTATTCGGTGCGACGCCCCATTTCTACCCCTTTATTGTCAATGATCCGGGGGAAGGCTCCCAGGCAAAACGGCGATCGCAGGCAGTCATTCTCGATCATCTGACACCACCCATGACCCGTGCGGAGCTTTACGGCAGTTTGCACCAATTAGAAGGATTAATTGACGAATACTACGAAGCACAAACCCTTGACCCTGATCGAGTTAACCTGGTTCGCGATCGCTTGAGCCAACTGATGCAGCAAGAAAATTTACTTCAGGATTTGGGAATGCAACCGGAAGCAGTTCAAGACATTTCCAGGCTTGAATCATCCATTTTGAATTCGCTGGATGGTTATTTGTGCGAATTGAAAGAAGCCCAAATTCGGGATGGTTTGCATATCTTTGGACAATGCCCCCAAGACCGACAACTGCGGGATCTGGTGGTGGCGATCGCCCGCAATCCCAATGCCAACCGTTTGGGTTTAACCCGTGCCATTGCAGAAGATTGGCAGTTAGAGTTTGATCCGCTAACGGCGAATTTAGCGGAGACACTGGAAGCTCCCTTCCATCCCAAATTACAAACCTGTCGCATCATTGGCGATGCGGTTGAAGTGATTGAAACAGTTGCCGCAGACCTGGTGACGGAAATGATGCAAGGTCATGAAATTCTAGAGGTGGGCAAGTTTACGCAACAGGAGCTAATCTGGGTGCGCGATCGGCTGCTGCCCGCCCTGCAACAAACCGACCAGGAAATCACCAATCTCCTGCGCGGGCTGGATGGCCATTACATCCCCAGTGGGGCTTCCGGTGCACCCACCCGTGGCCGACCAGAGGTACTCCCGACGGGACGCAATTTCTACTCGGTGGATATCCGTGCCATTCCGACGGAAACCGCCTGGGATGTGGGGCGCAAAGCTGCCGAAGTTTTGGTGGAACGCTACACCCAGGAACATGGGGAATATCCCAAAACGCTGGGCTTATCGATCTGGGGTACCTCCACCATGCGAACAGGGGGCGATGATCTGGCAGAGGCGTTGGCATTACTGGGGGTTCAACCCGTATGGGATGGGGTATCCCGCCGCGTTATCGACTTTGAGATTTTACCGCTGTCGGTTCTGGGTCGCCCCCGCATTGATGTGACGCTGCGAATCTCTGGTTTTTTCCGGGATGCGTTTCCCAATCTGATCGATCTATTTGATAGTGCGGTAAATGCGATCGCAACGCTCAACGAACCCGCTGACCAAAATCCTCTGGCTGCCCAGGTCGAGCAGGAAACACGGCGGTGGGAATCCCAGGGGTTAACCCAGGAACAGGCGCAGGCACGATCGCGTTATCGTATTTTTGGCTCTAAACCCAGTGCCTACGGAGCCGGACTTCAGGGTTTAATTGAATCCCACCATTGGGAAAGTGAAGCTGATTTAGCCCGTGCCTACATTAACTGGAGTGCCTACGCCTACACCCGCAATGCCGAAGGAAAATCCGCACCGGAAGCCTTTGTACAACGGCTCAACAGCCTGCAAATTGTCTTGCAAAACCAGGACAATCGGGAACACGACCTGCTCGACTCAGACGATTACTACCAGTTTCAGGGTGGGTTAACCGCCGCCGTAACCGCCATTTCTGGTGATCGTCCAGACGTTTATTTTGGCGACAATTCCCGCACTGCCCAACCCAAAGTGCGAAAGCTAAGCGAAGAAATCAGCCGTGTCTATCGCTCCAGGGTGGTCAATCCGAAATGGATTGCGGGTGCCATGCGTCATGGCTATAAAGGTGCGTTTGAAATGGCTGCCACATTAGATTATTTGTTTGCCTACGACGCCACCACCCATTGTGTCGAAGATTTTATGTACGAAGGTGTTGCCGAGGCATACTTGTTTGATCCAGGTGTGCAAAATTTCATGCAAGCCAGTAATCCCTGGGCACTGCGTGACATGGCAGAACGCCTGCTGGAAGCAAATCAGCGGGGTTTGTGGCAAACCAATCTGGAGATGCTGGAACGGTTGCGATCGCTGGTCAACGAAGCCGAAGGTATGATTGAGTCACAGCAGGGATGA